In Drosophila subpulchrella strain 33 F10 #4 breed RU33 chromosome X, RU_Dsub_v1.1 Primary Assembly, whole genome shotgun sequence, the DNA window AGCAATTCGAGTGGCTGGAGCGCGACCTGGCCGAGGCGAATCTGCCCGAAAACCGGGCCAAGCGGCCCTGGATCATCACCTACGGCCACCGACCGATGTACTGCAGCGATGACAAGGAGTACGATTGCAATGCCCAGCTGGAGACGTACATCCGTCAGGGTCTGCCCATGCTCAAGTGGTTCGGCCTGGAGGATCTCTTCTATAAGCATGGCGTCGATGTGGAGTTCTTTGCGCACGAGCACTTCTACACCCGCCTCTGGCCAATCTACGACTTTAAGGTGTACAATGGCAGTGCAGAGGCGCCATACACGAATCCCAAGGCGCCCATCCAGATTATCACCGGTTCCGCGGGCTGCAAGGAGGAGCGCGAACCCTTCTCACACGCCCTCCCCGCCTGGAATGCCTACCACAGCAATGTAAATTAATGaatgatttttttaagaacCTAATAACCTTCATACTCTTTATAATCTTTGCAGGATTATGGTTACACCCGACTGAAGGCCCACAACGGCACCCATCTGCACTTCGAGCAGGTGTCCGACGACCAGGATGGCGCCATTGTGGACTCCTTCTGGGTGATCAAGGACAAGCATGGCTCCTATCCGCCTCCCCAATGAGATTACGTCCCTATCTAATATCCTAAATTCCTACTTAAACATGACTTAACAAattctttttgttttatagcatcttttaataaaaataaagttagaaaaaaatatcgaagaaaaaaaataaattccacTAGCTTAGATCTTGAACGTTACGCTGGTCCGGCTGACCAGCTCTTCAGCATTGTCTAGTAGACGGTGCCCGAGATGCCGGAGCCGTAGTTGTAGCCAGATCCTATGGGCGGCACTCCACCGAGGGCGCCCAGTCCACCGCCGACCACGCTGTTGCCATAGTTGCTCGTGTAGTAGCTGGATGGGTATCCACCGGCACCGAATCGAGTGTTGTAGTAGGGATACCCAGTGCCGGCTCCGGCGCCCAGCCTGCCATTGTAGTAGGATAGCGCATAGGGATTCGAGTTGTAGGAACCAGCATAGCCTCCCACGCCCACGCCCGATCCATAGCCACCCAGGGCAGAGCCGTAGCCGCCCAGGCCGGATCCATAGCCGCCGAGAGCGGATCCGTAGCCTCCGTAACCGGCCACTGCAGCGCCATCTGAGGAGGAAGACAGTGGTGCGTCATTAAGGAGTCCCTGCAGTCCAGAATGCTCCCTCTTTTCACTCTCACCCTCACCTAATCCACCCAGAGATCGCGAGCTGTACGGGTTGTAGTAGCCATCCACTCCAACGCCACTGCCGTAGGCTCCTCCGTATCCGCCGGCCAGGCCAGAGCCGTAGCCTCCATAGCCACCGTATCCTGCGCCGTAACCTCCTCCATATCCTGCTCCATAGCCACCGTATCCACCAACATATCGCTTCTCCTGTTTCTTATCCTGCAGCGGCGCATAGCTGCTGGCGGCGCTCACCTGATCCTCCACAGCCACCGCCTCCGGAGCCGACGCCGATGCCAGATCGGAATCCGCCGCATCCTGGGCCCAGGTACTCAGCACCAGGCTCGTCGCTATCAGGATGAACTGCATGCAGAGAAAAGGTCACCAACATGGATCATATTTAATGGGGAACATAGTTTGGATCCGTGCCCTTTAAATGGGTTGCCAAAAACCAACAACATATAATACTAATTGTTCTTTTGACATCAAGTTGCAATcctttttgaaattatttaagaAAGCCCAAATGTTACCAAAATGGTAAAATGGAATCTAATAGGGAACATATCCTTGAACCTATGCTTTACCAAGCCCTATAAAAAGGTCGCAAAAAATCtatatcatttttaaaatatctttaattaaacttattaaaaaatcgaagaaacttcaaataaaaaaaaaaataacttttgcATAGTTGGTtaacttataaaaaaaaccggttaaaacaagaaacttaagttttttttagaatttgaCACTTgacttataaaaaaaaattagtagCAAAAAAACAACTTTAAAAACACACTGAATACGATTTTCATTCAAATattaatgttttaaaattttggaTCACTTAGTTTTTTTGTAACGGTTTTGATTTGATTGGTATAATCCAAGAGAGATCCTTTGGCGACTCCTTACAAAGCACTTCATGTTGTGGTCGCCTGTTTGTGGTGTTCGCTGATTACTGGTGGCTAACTGCTCCTCTAAGACTTGGTTGCGCACGCGCCGTTCGACACTTGTCTAATGATTCCACTGCCGGCCCAGCAGTCGCTTTTATACCCACCGAACAACGAGCCCAATTCCAATCCAATCCCAGCGAGAGAGAGACCCGCGAAGTTGGAGCCCAGTGGCTCAGACTACTGCTGCATCTCACAGATTTGCCTTATGACGCATGCCACGAGCCACTTTGTCAAATGATATGGTGAAGGGTCCCGTCTTAATAGCCGTTAAGATTATGAATACTATGAATGATCCACACTCGTTGAGTTCTAATTTAAAGAGATTTTATTTCTTGACATTTTGAAAGAATTTTGGAAACACAAGTTAGGGGAATATTTTGATATTGACTATACTTATAAATAATACTCATTTTAACATTAAACCCTAGAAATTCCATATCCCCTTACATTGTTATATAAAAAGAGCTCATAAAATCGAATATTTATGATTATTAGTAAGCTTTCACTTAGGTCATAACTTTTCTGACTTTGGGGAAAATCTctattcaaaattaatttataaaatattttttgaatacttcttttttataagaaatgtatatataaaaagcTGGCATGCATATATAAGATTAAACCAGTATACCCAAACGAATTTTCGACCAATCGAATGAGGAACAGTTCACTGTTTAgttcttatatatttttaaatttaaaaatattttacctaTATTTTGTAGGATATTTTATTCTTAGTATATTGACACTAGTAAATAAGAAAGGCACAAGAACTTGATGTAAAATTGGCATTCTCTACCAAGAACCCTATCTCAATTTCGGAATTGCCACTGATACCTTAAAATGTGTatcaaaaaacgatttaaatgATCTACATAAGAAGCTAGAAGGGCGTGTGACTGATCATACATCATTATAAATATTCCCACGATCTGTGGATCAATTATAACACACTGCACACAGGAGAAACAATAACAATGATGACAAATGCTAATTGAATCATTAACTTGACCCTGGAACAGGTAATTGCCCAACATAAAACACAAAATAGCcacacaaataaaaacaccgaTCATCCGAGTCCAGTTGAAACGATTTAGTTAGATAAATATTGGGGCTAGTACGTGATTCATTGCGAGAGTCTCGGCGCAATTCAAGCGAGTTAAAACTCTAGCTGGGTTTTCACTTTCCAGGTCTTATTTTTGCCAACTGAAATTTCGTACAAAACATTAAAGAGAAACCCAAGCGGATCTAAATGTTTGATTTTCGCCAACAAAGAGGACAATTGTTAATATTGCTGGGGCTGTCCACTTAGAGAGTATTGGCCAAGAGCTTAGCACTAGGCCTAGGCCACAGTATTCCCATTCCACTTTCCAGCGGTGacacatttttaaaacataaCGGCCCGTAGTCATAACTTAAGATGGGTTGAATGGACTTCCAGCCT includes these proteins:
- the LOC119556015 gene encoding glycine-rich cell wall structural protein 1.8 isoform X1 gives rise to the protein MKCFFILIATSLVLSTWAQDAADSDLASASAPEAVAVEDQVSAASSYAPLQDKKQEKRYVGGYGGYGAGYGGGYGAGYGGYGGYGSGLAGGYGGAYGSGVGVDGYYNPYSSRSLGGLGEDGAAVAGYGGYGSALGGYGSGLGGYGSALGGYGSGVGVGGYAGSYNSNPYALSYYNGRLGAGAGTGYPYYNTRFGAGGYPSSYYTSNYGNSVVGGGLGALGGVPPIGSGYNYGSGISGTVY
- the LOC119556015 gene encoding glycine-rich cell wall structural protein 2 isoform X2 — encoded protein: MKCFFILIATSLVLSTWAQDAADSDLASASAPEAVAVEDQVSAASSYAPLQDKKQEKRYVGGYGGYGAGYGGGYGAGYGGYGGYGSGLAGGYGGAYGSGVGVDGYYNPYSSRSLGGLDGAAVAGYGGYGSALGGYGSGLGGYGSALGGYGSGVGVGGYAGSYNSNPYALSYYNGRLGAGAGTGYPYYNTRFGAGGYPSSYYTSNYGNSVVGGGLGALGGVPPIGSGYNYGSGISGTVY